Proteins from one Podospora pseudocomata strain CBS 415.72m chromosome 4, whole genome shotgun sequence genomic window:
- a CDS encoding hypothetical protein (EggNog:ENOG503NV6R; COG:Q), with protein MASAVRAARMAPRLSVLVRPAVARTTPSVCQRAAFSISAGRFKSEVIKETEVPVSVYNPDAKGVASGNADHFSIPVKPRQRAPEPVVEEDEEVVPLEEKVYSQLPKTLQKMSVHGKVIIITGGARGLGNYMARACAEAGAKAIAIFDANQELGDESAAELHQKTGLPVSFFKVDVRDGHAIDAAVKNVVDLYGTPDVLVNSAGIADSNIPAETYDPAMFRRLIDINLTGSFLMSQSVGRAMMAAGKPGSIILVASMSGSIVNYPQEQSCYNASKAGVIQLGKSLAAEWAKYQIRVNCISPGYMDTALNKVPALDAQKKIWKSLTPQDRLGNVDDLNGLCVFLASDASGFMTGSNVIIDGGYSLY; from the exons ATGGCTTCTGCTGTTCGTGCCGCCCGCATGGCTCCGCGCCTTTCGGTCCTCGTTCGGCCCGCTGTTGCTCGCACAACCCCTTCGGTCTGCCAGCGcgccgccttctccatctcggccggGCGCTTCAAGTCTGAGGTGATCAAGGAGACTGAGGTTCCCGTTTCTGTCTACAACCCCGACGCTAAGGGCGTCGCTTCTGGCAATGCCGACCATTTCAGCATCCCCGTCAAGCCTCGTCAGCGTGCTCCTGAGCCcgtcgtcgaggaggatgaggaggttgttccCCTTGAGGAGAAGGTCTACTCTCAGCTCCCAAAGACGCTGCAGAAGATGAGCGTCCACGGcaaggtcatcatcatcactgg TGGTGCTCGTGGTCTTGGAAACTATATGGCCCGTGCCTGCGCTGAAGCTGGTGCCAAGGCCATTGCCATCTTCGATGCCAACCAAGAGCTCGGTGACGAGTCTGCTGCCGAGCTTCACCAGAAGACCGGCCTGCccgtctccttcttcaaggtTGATGTCCGTGACGGACATGCCATTGATGCCGCCGTCAAGAACGTCGTCGATCTCTACGGAACCCCTGACGTCTTGGTCAACTCTGCTGGTATCGCCGATTCCAACATTCCCGCCGAGACCTACGACCCAGCCATGTTCCGCCGTCTTATCGACATCAACCTGACTGGTTCCTTCCTCATGTCCCAGTCGGTCGGCCGTGCCATGATGGCCGCTGGCAAGCCCGGttccatcatcctcgtcgcctCTATGTCCGGCTCCATCGTCAACTACCCACAGGAGCAGTCCTGCTACAACGCCTCCAAGGCTGGTGTCATCCAGCTCGGCAAGTCCCTCGCTGCTGAGTGGGCCAAGTACCAGATCCGCGTCAACTGCATCTCCCCCGGCTACATGGACACGGCCCTCAACAAGGTTCCCGCTCTCGACGCCCAAAAGAAGATCTGGAAGTCGTTGACTCCCCAGGACCGCCTCGGAAACGTGGATGACCTCAACGGTCTCTGCGTGTTCCTCGCATCTGACGCCTCCGGTTTCATGACCGGGTCCAACGTCATCATTGACGGTGGCTACAGTCTCTACTAA
- the RSC9 gene encoding Chromatin structure-remodeling complex protein rsc9 (COG:K; BUSCO:EOG09260WUA; EggNog:ENOG503NX9I), with protein sequence MAPTKPIVEHTVDRTPEYEKFLEELRDFHEKRGTHLDPEPKMGNLSVDLYKLFNYIVQNGGYDKVSDEKLMWRKMCEGLGLMRHNAPADAYTLKQIFYKNLAAFEIKKIHNKEPPPPEILEFTTAKGGSLLTRTLENFVAKGRNDREDSEDGSTPGRERPVAETPASGRASRGLREAPAPRVIFHPDTNSSRQTRHASGAQQIGTPSSNSHSHNNSAIAQNPGNSHRGAYVFNPPGPDMNNPIVQGFVPQPVQQMPLRIVDTPSSNPELFARKQRLLKQPPVAAPNPGMLVRACLPPGALDGPNIYERCLLSLRSGIRSEQAFGCHHLLKISHERGDKYKFSQFSGLAEGLTELALSIGGMIYHVNWTVSYDPDSDNTDIGELDGLEGTPDILERIAQLKRRKDVDDNILPAEFRDQLTLVLEATQTIRNMVNMPDNAYFMSEYPPVKDLLCVILNLPELECVVELKHLALEIAESILPYLVLRSDDPLYQSLLAKLESDDRGVILTALKALNKIALNHPIETNRLGNVPPSVLQRIMDWLLLNDEDLLDITTDFLYQYTAVVENLDTMLKHIKIEHLVTHLVRLLSHGAKRSTRELIVSEARLAYDPPNETVVPTPKDLLEKLLAIEEPERCYAWIRCFFEEDPDSNITQLAIWQAYNTEFLEPLKRKGRSMISAPEFIKSITSVYESAGAQIVHEQGPGGQSQQKYLIRGIRPRRYPISPDGRGYFQCQLPAPHGKPPGGAKCGAWNLTAEKMWDHIVAEHLGDSVSRTEDGKLVNKEGMFSCAWNNCQKFPRPTEMFLVQYMAHLKTHLRSEEIRHAAKPSEISPLAPLPPPPPSPTSTTNRSRSGSFSSSSSKSRVVRPAKTVTITIEETASARDERNPNAPAQAAGVPLSAVLILRNIAQYVPRTEGEAELRRRKNEGEEGEGWNEILFRPVMGRLWEVFTENRLLTPHLAGLFGLLEERQQVRRFVVEE encoded by the exons ATGGCCCCGACCAAACCCATCGTTGAGCATACCGTCGACCGAACCCCCGAATATGAAAAGTTCCTCGAGGAGCTTCGCGACTTCCATGAGAAGCGCGGGACCCATCTTGACCCCGAGCCCAAGATGGGAAACCTGAGTGTCGACCTGTACAAGCTGTTCAACTACATCGTGCAAAATGGTGGCTATGACAAGGTCTCGGATGAGAAGCTGATGTGGCGGAAGATGTGCGAAGGGTTGGGACTCATGCGACACAACGCCCCGGCCGACGCGTATACGTTGAAACAAATATTCTACAAGAACCTTGCCGCCTTCGAGATCAAGAAAATCCACAACAAGgagcctcctccgccagagATCCTCGAATTCACGACTGCCAAGGGAGGATCGCTACTGACACGCACATTGGAGAACTTTGTCGCAAAGGGGAGAAACGATAGGGAGGATTCTGAGGATGGAAGTACGCCGGGCAGAGAGCGTCCTGTCGCCGAGACTCCCGCATCGGGCCGCGCCTCCCGGGGCCTCAGGGAAGCTCCTGCACCGAGGGTTATTTTCCATCCCGACACCAATTCCTCACGCCAGACCCGTCACGCATCTGGAGCGCAGCAAATAGGTACCCCATCGTCCAACTCCCACTCTCACAACAACTCTGCGATTGCTCAAAATCCTGGAAACTCCCACCGTGGCGCATATGTTTTCAACCCTCCAGGGCCCGACATGAACAATCCCATCGTTCAGGGCTTTGTGCCCCAGCCTGTCCAGCAGATGCCGTTGCGTATCGTcgacaccccctccagcaaccCGGAGCTGTTTGCCAGGAAGCAACGACTCCTGAAGCAGCCGCCAGTCGCTGCCCCTAATCCGGGGATGCTTGTAAGAGCTTGTCTACCACCTG GAGCTTTGGATGGGCCCAACATCTACGAGCGTTGTCTCTTGTCGCTTCGGTCAGGCATCCGGTCAGAACAGGCGTTTGGCTgtcatcatctcctcaaaATCTCACACGAGCGTGGTGATAAATACAAGTTCTCTCAGTTCTCTGGCCTCGCTGAGGGCTTGACGGAGCTTGCTCTTAGTATTGGTGGCATGATTTACCATGTCAACTGGACAGTTTCCTACGACCCCGATTCCGACAATACCGACATTGGTGAGCTGGATGGTCTCGAGGGCACCCCAGATATCCTGGAACGAATTGCCCAGCTCAAGCGTCGGAAGGatgtcgacgacaacattCTTCCCGCCGAATTCCGCGACCAGCTCACGCTGGTTTTGGAGGCGACACAGACCATCCGCAACATGGTCAACATGCCGGACAATGCCTACTTTATGTCCGAGTACCCTCCAGTCAAGGACCTCCTCTGCGTGATTCTCAATTTGCCAGAACTGGAGTGCGTCGTGGAGTTGAAGCATCTCGCTCTCGAAATCGCCGAATCGATTCTCCCTTACCTTGTCCTCAGATCAGACGACCCTCTGTATCAGTCACTACTTGCGAAACTCGAGTCGGACGATCGGGGTGTGATATTGACTGCCCTGAAGGCGCTCAACAAAATCGCACTAAACCACCCAATCGAGACGAACAGACTCGGCAATGTCCCTCCTTCGGTCCTCCAGCGTATCATGGACTGGCTTCTCCTCAACGACGAGGACCTGCTGGACATTACCACCGATTTCCTCTACCAGTACACAGCCGTAGTCGAGAACCTTGACACAATGCTCAAGCACATCAAGATAGAGCATCTCGTCACGCACCTCGTCCGACTGCTCTCCCACGGCGCCAAGCGATCAACGCGGGAGCTGATTGTCAGCGAGGCGCGTCTTGCCTACGACCCCCCCAACGAGACGGTCGTTCCTACACCGAAGGACCTGTTGGAGAAGCTTCTTGCCATTGAAGAACCGGAGCGTTGCTACGCCTGGATCCGGTGTTTCTTTGAGGAAGACCCCGACTCCAACATCACCCAGCTTGCGATCTGGCAGGCGTACAACACGGAATTCCTCGAACCCCTCAAGCGGAAGGGCCGTAGCATGATCAGCGCGCCAGAGTTTATCAAGAGCATCACGAGCGTTTATGAATCGGCCGGGGCCCAGATTGTGCACGAGCAGGGGCCGGGAGGGCAGTCTCAGCAGAAGTACCTGATTAGGGGCATCAGGCCAAGACGGTACCCCATCAGCCCAGACGGGAGGGGGTATTTCCAGTGTCAACTTCCTGCTCCTCATGGCAAACCCCCCGGGGGAGCCAAATGCGGCGCGTGGAATCTCACAGCAGAGAAGATGTGGGATCACATTGTTGCCGAACATTTAGGTGATAGCGTCTCCCGCACTGAAGATGGGAAGTTGGTCAACAAGGAAGGGATGTTTTCCTGCGCTTGGAACAACTGCCAGAAATTCCCCCGCCCCACAGAGATGTTCCTCGTTCAGTACATGGCTCACCTCAAAACCCACCTCCGCAGCGAGGAGATCCGACACGCGGCCAAGCCATCGGAGATTTCTCCTTTGGCCCCACTaccgcccccccctccgtcccCGACCTCGACCACTAACAGATCCAGGAGTGGGAGTttctcttcgtcttcttcaaagTCGAGGGTTGTCAGGCCGGCGAAGACAGTAACGATTACGATTGAGGAGACGGCAAGCGCGAGGGATGAACGGAACCCGAACGCGCCGGCgcaggcggcgggggtgccGCTTAGCGCGGTTTTGATTCTGAGGAATATTGCGCAGTATGTCCCGaggacggagggggaggcggagttgaggaggaggaagaatgagggggaggagggtgaaggttgGAACGAGATTTTGTTTAGGCctgtgatggggaggttgtgggaggTTTTTACCGAGAATAGGCTGCTGACGCCGCatttggcggggttgtttgGGCTTTTGGAGGAAAGGCAGCAGGTTAGGAggtttgtggtggaggagtaa
- the STE20 gene encoding signal transducing kinase of the PAK (COG:T; EggNog:ENOG503NTWY) has product MDSPKTSSFNGNGSSHRRRLTKKPPPNHHHPSSVYSSVNVSVDGRGVDAQSLGSKRSSTSLKRAPSAPLARSSPAAPKHLQHPNASDKQKQAYNKTTSPRIPAAPPAPSSAVSPANRSHTAPILPARDSTAPAPKPPKLSLSRSSSTAPRAQHRPLSTKTSDELIGAPFDGTAILNRIEATKSPTHHTTPVATSTTTSHHQHFHNNTAKRNTSPPRSTPHALSQANSDARVMGNSPPPLRQSASFSATEASSLNEKASGSSKTESSTGPKRYSDETKETKMPSVLRKKSGFSGFMNSLVGSPKKPLISAPENPVHVTHVGYDSTTGQFTGLPKEWQRLINESGITEKDTREHPQILVDVLTFYKETTEKPQEDVQLEKFHDARANDYRGLSGSTPSSAASTLPSPSVLTSGYTTMSPLISPPASPRFPTVTHEGSFENPRAPPPVPKGPAPPVKDANLMPSRPAPKPPTSLPSRTQQQPGYPAKDSGIGMPHSGEDGATPYLPPKDNIPMLPEELRSRSNSRANGTSPYLPSSSQATTAVTTPSQAAIYQQQLMQQQQEQAMAQAQAAMTGQLGRATSKRQQHQQPTPPSSQHPHLRQAEQAGRVPQSQQQVAQANSTRPRHRPRQSNGVDVVAALKRICSEGDPREVYRGFTKIGQGASGGVFTGHERGSNRLVAIKQMNLEQQPKKDLIINEILVMKESSHPNIVNFIDSYLCAGELWVVMEFMEGGSLTDVVTFNIMTEGQIASVCRETLRGLQHLHSKGVIHRDIKSDNILLSMEGNIKLTDFGFCATINEAQNKRTTMVGTPYWMAPEVVTRKEYGRKVDIWSLGIMAIEMIEGEPPYLTESPLRALWLIATNGTPTIKNEQDLSPVFRDFLYFALKVDPEKRASAHDLLRHDFMKTCVELSSLAPLVRAAREARAQEKARKGQ; this is encoded by the exons atggaCAGTCCCAAGACTTCTTCTttcaacggcaacggcagtTCACACCGTCGCAGGCTCACCAAGAAGCCCCCGCcgaaccaccatcatccctccAGCGTCTACAGTAGCGTCAATGTCAGTGTCGATGGTCGTGGAGTTGACGCCCAATCTTTAGGGAGCAAACGAAGCTCGACGAGCTTGAAGCGGGCCCCAAGCGCCCCCCTAGCCAGAAGTAGTCCCGCCGCCCCAAAGCACCTCCAGCATCCAAACGCGTCCGACAAGCAGAAGCAGGCCTACAACAAGACCACCTCGCCACGCATCCCCGCCGCACCACCGGCACCCTCGTCGGCCGTCTCCCCAGCAAACCGATCGCATACCGCGCCCATCCTTCCCGCCCGCGACTCTACGGCACCTGCACCAAAGCCGCCAAAGCTGTCGCTATCCAGATCATCGTCCACTGCCCCCCGCGCTCAACATCGACCCCTCAGCACCAAGACCTCGGACGAGCTAATTGGCGCTCCCTTTGACGGCACTGCCATTCTCAATCGCATTGAAGCGACGAAGTCACCCAcgcaccacaccacacccgTCGCAACAAGCACAACCACCTCGCACCACCAACACTTCCACAATAACACCGCCAAGCGTAACACATCCCCGCCGCGATCAACTCCTCACGCCTTGTCGCAAGCCAATTCGGACGCCCGAGTCATGGGCAACTCACCTCCGCCCCTCCGCCAATCGGCGAGCTTCTCCGCCACAGAGGCATCGTCTCTAAATGAGAAGGCCAGCGGCTCGTCAAAGACGGAGAGCTCGACCGGGCCGAAGAGGTATTCAGACGAGACGAAGGAGACCAAGATGCCCAGTGTCTTGAGGAAAAAGTCGGGCTTCTCAGGCTTCATGAACAGTCTGGTCGGCTCGCCAAAGAAGCCATTGATCTCGGCGCCAGAAAACCCAGTGCATGTCACCCATGTTGGTTATGACAGCACGACGGGCCAGTTTACT GGCTTGCCAAAAGAGTGGCAGCGATTAATCAACGAGAGCGGCATCACGGAGAAGGACACACGAGAACACCCCCAGATACTTGTCGATGTTTTGACATTTTACAAGGAGACTACAGAAAAGCCCCAGGAAGACGTACAACTAGAGAAGTTTCACGATGCGCGAGCAAACGATTACCGAGGACTATCTGGGAGCACACCTTCTTCGGCGGCCTCgacccttccctccccaagTGTGCTCACTTCTGGGTACACAACGATGTCGCCTTTGATAAGCCCTCCTGCAAGTCCGAGATTCCCAACTGTCACCCACGAAGGCAGTTTCGAGAACCCTCGCGCACCCCCTCCGGTCCCCAAGgggcctgctcctccagtCAAAGATGCCAACCTTATGCCTAGCCGGCCGgcgccaaaaccaccaaccagTCTCCCCTCGAGgacgcagcagcagcctggaTATCCAGCAAAGGACTCCGGAATTGGCATGCCACATtcaggagaagatggtgccACACCATATCTCCCACCAAAGGACAACATCCCAATGTTGCCGGAGGAGCTCCGGTCCAGATCAAACTCGCGAGCGAACGGCACCTCCCCTTACCTGCCGTCGTCATCACAAGCTACAACGGctgtcaccacccccagccaaGCAGCCAtctaccagcagcagctgatgcagcaacaacaagagcaagcCATGGCACAAGCCCAAGCGGCCATGACGGGCCAGCTGGGTCGGGCGACCAGCAagcgacaacaacaccaacagcccaccccgccatcctcccaacacccccatctccgACAAGCCGAGCAAGCGGGTCGGGTACCACAATCCCAACAGCAAGTCGCACAAGCCAACTCAACCCGCCCACGACACCGACCACGACAGTCTAACGGAGTTGACGTGGTCGCCGCCCTCAAGAGGATATGCTCCGAGGGCGACCCGCGGGAAGTCTACCGCGGGTTTACCAAGATCGGCCAGGGTGCCTCCGGCGGAGTGTTTACTGGACATGAGCGAGGGTCTAACAGGCTGGTGGCGATCAAGCAGATGAACCTGGAGCAACAACCCAAGAAGGACTTGATCATCAACGAAATCCTGGTCATGAAGGAATCCTCGCACCCAAATATCGTTAACTTTATCGACAGTTATCTCTGTGCGGGCGAgttgtgggtggtgatggagtttATGGAAGGCGGCAGCTTGACGGACGTGGTGACGTTCAACATTATGACCGAGGGGCAGATTGCGAGCGTGTGCAGGGAGACGCTCAGGGGATTGCAGCATTTGCATTCCAAGGGTGTGATTCATCGGGACATCAAGAGCGACAACATTTTGTTGAGCATGGAGGGTAATATCAAACTCA CCGACTTTGGCTTCTGCGCCACCATCAACGAGGCGCAAAACAAGCGTACGACCATGGTGGGAACCCCCTATTGGATGGCGCCAGAGGTGGTTACGCGAAAGGAGTACGGGCGCAAAGTTGACATTTGGAGCTTGGGCATCATGGCCATCGAGATGATTGAGGGGGAGCCGCCGTACCTGACCGAGTCGCCGCTAAGGGCGCTGTGGCTGATCGCTACCAACGGGACgcccaccatcaagaacgaGCAGGATCTGTCGCCCGTGTTTAGGGATTTCTTGTACTTTGCGCTCAAGGTGGATCcggagaagagggcgagCGCGCATGATTTGTTGAGG CACGACTTCATGAAGACATGCGTTGAGCTATCTTCCCTGGCGCCGTTGGtgagggcggcgagggaaGCGAGGGCTCAGGAGAAGGCCCGGAAGGGGCAATGA